In Leptotrichia sp. OH3620_COT-345, one DNA window encodes the following:
- a CDS encoding adhesion protein FadA, giving the protein MKKDSEVRWHRDKYKKVLNNYDTYYKNIAKLIKEKEHKINELEAMLSVMN; this is encoded by the coding sequence CTGAAAAAAGATTCGGAAGTAAGATGGCATAGAGATAAATACAAAAAAGTACTTAATAATTATGACACATATTATAAAAATATAGCGAAACTTATAAAAGAAAAAGAGCATAAGATAAATGAGCTTGAAGCAATGCTGTCAGTGATGAATTAG